In Aedes albopictus strain Foshan chromosome 3, AalbF5, whole genome shotgun sequence, the following are encoded in one genomic region:
- the LOC115254441 gene encoding gustatory and odorant receptor 24 isoform X1 yields the protein MNVNQDPIQYINLNSDSNVRTVFLDVKPIYHDENRVLTNGFNNRVGFPPTSPKRAFGLESEFNTRSVSMTHHQTYGWNFLPVTISPYHTQDIVYGTTKPIYNVLRMLGVFPFSRPSPGVTLFACASPAMAYCGVFFMALMSYVIYITILRIDIVRTLEGRFEEAVIAYLFIVNILPVLIIPLMWYETRKVSSLLNQWVDFEAIYRKTAGRELELSFRTKALLIAILLPVLSCLAVIITHVTMVEFQLIHVIPYCILDTLTYMMGGYWYMTCESLSITANILAEDFQRALRHVGPAVMVSEYRSLWLRLSKLARETGSSTCYTFTFLCLYLFFIITLSIYGLMSQISEGFGIKDIGLAVTAFCSVGLLFFICDEAHYASFNVRTKFQKKLLMAELSWMNSDAQTEISMFLRATEMNPSSINLGGFFDVNRNLFKSLLATMVTYLVVLLQFQISIPDDSSMIVMHNMTLSYRE from the exons ATGAATGTCAACCAAGACCCAATTCAGTACATTAATTTGAATTCCGACAGCAATGTTCGGACCGTTTTTCTGGACGTGAAACCGATTTATCACGATGAAAACCGCGTACTGACTAATGGATTTAACAATCGAGTTGGATTTCCGCCAACGTCTCCCAAGAGAGCGTTCGGTTTGGAAAGTGAATTCAACACTCGATCGGTGAGTATGACGCACCACCAGACATACGGTTGGAACTTCCTTCCAGTAACGATTTCGCCATACCATACGCAGGATATAGTTTACGGCACCACGAAGCCAATCTACAACGTTCTTCGGATGCTGGGAGTGTTTCCTTTCTCGAGACCTTCACCCGGTGTGACATTGTTCGCTTGTGCGAGCCCGGCGATGGCGTACTGCGGTGTGTTCTTCATGGCACTTATG TCTTACGTCATCTACATCACCATCCTGAGGATCGACATCGTCCGCACGTTGGAAGGTCGCTTCGAGGAAGCGGTGATCGCATATCTCTTCATCGTTAACATCCTGCCGGTGCTGATCATTCCGTTGATGTGGTACGAGACCCGTAAAGTTTCCAGTTTGCTCAACCAATGGGTCGATTTTGAAGCGATTTATCGAAAAACAGCTGGGAGGGAACTGGAGTTGTCGTTTCGGACTAAGGCACTGTTGATTGCTATATTACTGCCGGTTTTGTCTTGTCTGGCGGTCATAATAACCCACGTAACAATGGTCGAATTTCAGCTGATTCACGTTATCCCTTATTGCATTCTGGACACGCTTACGTATATGATGGGAGGTTACTGGTATATGACCTGTGAATCACTTAGCATAACTGCAAACATTCTAGCTGAAGACTTTCAAAGG GCTTTGAGGCACGTTGGACCTGCTGTTATGGTATCGGAGTACCGTTCACTGTGGCTGCGTTTGAGCAAGCTGGCCCGGGAGACGGGATCGTCAACGTGCTACACTTTCACCTTTCTGTGTCTCTATCTGTTCTTCATCATTACCCTTTCGATCTATGGTCTGATGTCGCAGATTTCCGAAGGTTTCGGCATCAAAGATATCGGCCTGGCCGTAACTGCCTTCTGTAGCGTTGGATTGCTGTTCTTCATCTGCGACGAAGCTCACTATGCATCGTTTAACGTGCGAACGAAGTTCCAAAAGAAGCTGCTGATGGCAGAACTTAGCTGGATGAATTCGGATGCACAAACCGAAATCAGCATGTTTCTGAGGGCCACCGAGATGAACCCGTCTAGCATAAATTTGGGCGGGTTCTTCGATGTTAATCGGAATTTGTTTAAATCG CTTCTGGCAACAATGGTGACTTATTTGGTGGTGCTGCTGCAGTTCCAAATCAGCATTCCGGATGACTCAAGCATGATAGTTATGCATAATATGACGTTATCCTATCGAGAGTAA
- the LOC115254441 gene encoding gustatory and odorant receptor 24 isoform X2: protein MNVNQDPIQYINLNSDSNVRTVFLDVKPIYHDENRVLTNGFNNRVGFPPTSPKRAFGLESEFNTRSDIVYGTTKPIYNVLRMLGVFPFSRPSPGVTLFACASPAMAYCGVFFMALMSYVIYITILRIDIVRTLEGRFEEAVIAYLFIVNILPVLIIPLMWYETRKVSSLLNQWVDFEAIYRKTAGRELELSFRTKALLIAILLPVLSCLAVIITHVTMVEFQLIHVIPYCILDTLTYMMGGYWYMTCESLSITANILAEDFQRALRHVGPAVMVSEYRSLWLRLSKLARETGSSTCYTFTFLCLYLFFIITLSIYGLMSQISEGFGIKDIGLAVTAFCSVGLLFFICDEAHYASFNVRTKFQKKLLMAELSWMNSDAQTEISMFLRATEMNPSSINLGGFFDVNRNLFKSLLATMVTYLVVLLQFQISIPDDSSMIVMHNMTLSYRE from the exons ATGAATGTCAACCAAGACCCAATTCAGTACATTAATTTGAATTCCGACAGCAATGTTCGGACCGTTTTTCTGGACGTGAAACCGATTTATCACGATGAAAACCGCGTACTGACTAATGGATTTAACAATCGAGTTGGATTTCCGCCAACGTCTCCCAAGAGAGCGTTCGGTTTGGAAAGTGAATTCAACACTCGATCG GATATAGTTTACGGCACCACGAAGCCAATCTACAACGTTCTTCGGATGCTGGGAGTGTTTCCTTTCTCGAGACCTTCACCCGGTGTGACATTGTTCGCTTGTGCGAGCCCGGCGATGGCGTACTGCGGTGTGTTCTTCATGGCACTTATG TCTTACGTCATCTACATCACCATCCTGAGGATCGACATCGTCCGCACGTTGGAAGGTCGCTTCGAGGAAGCGGTGATCGCATATCTCTTCATCGTTAACATCCTGCCGGTGCTGATCATTCCGTTGATGTGGTACGAGACCCGTAAAGTTTCCAGTTTGCTCAACCAATGGGTCGATTTTGAAGCGATTTATCGAAAAACAGCTGGGAGGGAACTGGAGTTGTCGTTTCGGACTAAGGCACTGTTGATTGCTATATTACTGCCGGTTTTGTCTTGTCTGGCGGTCATAATAACCCACGTAACAATGGTCGAATTTCAGCTGATTCACGTTATCCCTTATTGCATTCTGGACACGCTTACGTATATGATGGGAGGTTACTGGTATATGACCTGTGAATCACTTAGCATAACTGCAAACATTCTAGCTGAAGACTTTCAAAGG GCTTTGAGGCACGTTGGACCTGCTGTTATGGTATCGGAGTACCGTTCACTGTGGCTGCGTTTGAGCAAGCTGGCCCGGGAGACGGGATCGTCAACGTGCTACACTTTCACCTTTCTGTGTCTCTATCTGTTCTTCATCATTACCCTTTCGATCTATGGTCTGATGTCGCAGATTTCCGAAGGTTTCGGCATCAAAGATATCGGCCTGGCCGTAACTGCCTTCTGTAGCGTTGGATTGCTGTTCTTCATCTGCGACGAAGCTCACTATGCATCGTTTAACGTGCGAACGAAGTTCCAAAAGAAGCTGCTGATGGCAGAACTTAGCTGGATGAATTCGGATGCACAAACCGAAATCAGCATGTTTCTGAGGGCCACCGAGATGAACCCGTCTAGCATAAATTTGGGCGGGTTCTTCGATGTTAATCGGAATTTGTTTAAATCG CTTCTGGCAACAATGGTGACTTATTTGGTGGTGCTGCTGCAGTTCCAAATCAGCATTCCGGATGACTCAAGCATGATAGTTATGCATAATATGACGTTATCCTATCGAGAGTAA